From one Conexivisphaerales archaeon genomic stretch:
- a CDS encoding NAD-binding protein yields MSLQFASIRIRALIALVVVVSLVTIGTFGYSYIEGQSLLKSFYIMSMVFTAQGPPSAPSTEAGLLFTSVMAYLSIGVLISLIGFIFGPLLAQGLKDIVEKVESKIDLRNHTIVCGYNEMSRLIIHELKKTGIPFVLIDEQKDVVDSSILAGIPAIRGDASSIAVLRKAKVEDASALVCCYPDDSKNAFTILTAKSLKPRLYCISRVTEEENIEKLKMVKTDSIVSPAVVGAKMMIEELFKVKRDG; encoded by the coding sequence TTGAGCCTGCAATTTGCCAGCATCAGAATTAGAGCGTTAATAGCTCTGGTTGTAGTTGTTTCTCTTGTTACAATAGGAACTTTTGGATACTCTTACATCGAAGGCCAGAGCCTCCTCAAGTCTTTCTACATAATGTCTATGGTCTTCACTGCCCAAGGTCCGCCGTCTGCACCATCCACAGAAGCAGGATTGTTATTTACATCGGTTATGGCTTATTTGTCGATAGGTGTGCTGATATCGTTAATAGGGTTCATATTCGGCCCCTTGCTTGCCCAAGGGTTGAAGGATATAGTGGAGAAAGTAGAAAGTAAAATTGACCTCAGAAATCACACAATAGTCTGTGGCTATAACGAGATGTCAAGGCTCATAATTCATGAATTAAAGAAGACTGGGATACCTTTCGTTCTTATTGATGAACAGAAGGATGTAGTAGATTCATCCATACTCGCAGGGATACCAGCCATAAGGGGGGATGCATCTTCGATTGCTGTACTCAGAAAGGCCAAGGTAGAAGACGCATCAGCGTTGGTCTGTTGTTATCCAGACGACTCGAAGAATGCGTTCACAATACTGACAGCCAAGAGTTTGAAGCCAAGGCTGTACTGTATAAGCAGAGTAACAGAAGAAGAGAATATTGAGAAATTGAAGATGGTCAAAACAGACAGCATAGTGTCGCCAGCTGTGGTTGGTGCAAAGATGATGATCGAAGAGCTCTTCAAGGTAAAAAGAGATGGATGA
- a CDS encoding aldo/keto reductase gives MEKRTFGRTGENVSVIGMGTWYDSSYIATAKLTGKGSGFQQKVAGLRRGIELGMNFIDTAEMYMSEPVVAEAIKGENRDDLFIATKVWTDHMKYDDVLKAAERSRERLGLKYIDLYQIHWPNPSVPLKETLRAMEKLVYDGTVRYIGVCNFSVELLEEAKECLAKVELVSDQIEYNLTHRGVERDILPYCEQNNLAVIAYRPVAHGSLANPRGRLKEAMDVVSKKYNKTYSQIAINWLKVKSDKVIPIPRISNAERAEEDAGAAGWSLQPDDMQYLEDAASQ, from the coding sequence TTGGAGAAGAGAACTTTCGGGCGAACGGGTGAGAATGTCTCGGTCATAGGAATGGGTACGTGGTACGACAGCAGCTACATCGCCACAGCCAAGCTGACAGGGAAAGGCTCTGGCTTTCAGCAGAAAGTTGCTGGGTTGAGAAGGGGGATAGAGTTAGGAATGAACTTCATAGACACTGCTGAAATGTATATGTCGGAACCAGTTGTTGCAGAAGCAATAAAAGGTGAGAATAGGGATGATCTGTTCATAGCTACCAAAGTCTGGACAGACCATATGAAGTATGACGATGTACTGAAAGCTGCAGAAAGGAGCAGAGAAAGGCTTGGCTTAAAATACATAGACCTATACCAGATACATTGGCCAAATCCTTCCGTTCCGCTGAAAGAAACGTTGAGGGCTATGGAAAAACTGGTGTACGATGGCACAGTCAGATACATAGGGGTCTGCAACTTCTCAGTTGAATTGTTGGAAGAAGCCAAAGAGTGCTTGGCGAAGGTGGAGCTAGTCTCCGACCAGATTGAGTACAACCTGACGCACAGAGGAGTTGAAAGAGATATCTTGCCCTATTGTGAGCAGAACAACCTTGCTGTTATTGCTTACAGACCTGTAGCTCACGGCTCCCTTGCCAATCCAAGGGGAAGGCTTAAAGAAGCTATGGATGTTGTTTCGAAGAAATACAATAAGACCTACTCGCAGATAGCGATAAATTGGCTCAAAGTGAAGAGCGATAAGGTGATACCGATACCCAGGATATCAAACGCAGAAAGAGCAGAGGAAGATGCTGGTGCTGCGGGTTGGTCTTTGCAGCCTGATGATATGCAGTATCTGGAGGATGCAGCTTCTCAATAA
- a CDS encoding DHH family phosphoesterase — translation MSVVIISHRKDLDGLSSAALMVRYFTKHRPSPFYLTLRDYPDGANVIEDKLLNVKHAEIYLADLATDQKFIEEVIAKLKRLKANANKVVWMDHHPTRPEIATSIRNTIDILDLRDSTTTGSETVYDRLYRNNGIKDSHAEMLAKLGHDSDLMEMKIPVTSKLVMLIDYYNYIDADTLFYPDLIQLVLHLAAPRIESDQAKLLTPDHVQQLNKYSRLLDREKKKVFANVEIIESGGFKFAVFSYPSIFSGTRISAEVLSHFNVDASVGYSSDGSGSVRRNSEAISCRKIAKLLGGGGHEFAAGFSLGFEVKNKDSDKRARMEIIEAIKKVYQ, via the coding sequence ATGAGTGTAGTCATTATCTCACACAGAAAAGACTTGGATGGTCTCTCATCAGCAGCACTTATGGTAAGGTACTTTACAAAGCACAGGCCATCACCATTCTACCTCACACTGCGTGACTATCCGGATGGGGCGAACGTAATCGAGGATAAACTACTGAACGTTAAACATGCTGAGATATACCTAGCTGACCTAGCTACAGACCAAAAATTCATAGAAGAAGTAATAGCCAAGCTGAAAAGACTGAAAGCCAACGCGAATAAAGTAGTCTGGATGGACCACCATCCCACGCGTCCAGAAATAGCAACATCGATCAGAAATACGATAGACATTCTTGACCTGAGGGACAGTACAACAACTGGTTCAGAAACGGTTTACGACAGGCTGTACAGGAATAACGGAATTAAAGACAGTCATGCCGAAATGTTGGCAAAGCTAGGACATGATTCTGACCTCATGGAGATGAAAATACCCGTTACATCGAAACTGGTGATGCTGATAGACTATTATAATTACATCGATGCTGACACCTTATTCTACCCCGATCTGATACAATTGGTTCTCCATTTGGCAGCACCTAGAATTGAATCTGACCAGGCTAAGCTCCTTACGCCTGACCACGTTCAACAGTTGAACAAGTACAGCAGATTGCTCGATAGAGAAAAGAAGAAGGTCTTTGCCAACGTGGAAATAATCGAATCAGGCGGGTTCAAATTTGCGGTCTTCAGCTATCCTTCTATCTTCTCCGGCACCAGAATATCTGCAGAGGTTCTGTCTCACTTCAACGTTGATGCTTCCGTGGGCTATAGTTCGGATGGTTCAGGCAGCGTCAGGCGTAACAGTGAAGCTATTAGTTGCAGAAAGATAGCCAAGCTTCTTGGAGGAGGCGGTCACGAATTTGCGGCAGGATTCAGTCTCGGCTTTGAGGTGAAGAACAAGGATAGTGATAAAAGGGCAAGAATGGAAATAATAGAAGCAATCAAGAAAGTCTATCAATAA
- a CDS encoding ABC transporter permease, translating into MSFDITLVLFSILVPSLGYSVPLILAGTAEVLLERSGVINIGMEGIMLVSAFVAAATAYITGNLAFGLLSALAVGFLFAIIYSILILSLSADQIIAGIGLYLLGTGASVLGLYAVFHAAIMPLALPQTLPGIQVYTYGKISYLFFVSVIISIAAYYFVFKTKAGLVVRAIGESPEAADAAGTSVAKVRFAIIIVDMLLVSLAGAYLSIDLNPRFVQGMTNGTGFIALAMAAFANWNPLLALFGGILFGFTEALPLWLSVVIGVSYPYQFTNMIPFIAVIVVLAGVIRRVKAPAAVGRIFKRA; encoded by the coding sequence ATGAGTTTCGATATAACATTAGTGCTCTTTAGCATACTGGTTCCATCGCTGGGCTACTCTGTTCCACTAATCCTTGCGGGTACTGCTGAAGTCTTGCTAGAAAGATCTGGTGTCATAAACATAGGTATGGAAGGGATAATGTTGGTCAGCGCATTTGTGGCTGCAGCAACCGCTTACATTACAGGTAATTTAGCCTTTGGTTTGTTGTCTGCTCTTGCAGTCGGGTTTCTCTTCGCAATCATATATTCTATACTTATACTTTCTCTTTCTGCTGACCAAATTATCGCTGGTATAGGGCTTTATCTTCTTGGCACGGGAGCTTCAGTCCTCGGCCTTTATGCGGTATTCCATGCAGCGATAATGCCTCTTGCATTGCCCCAGACGTTGCCAGGAATACAGGTCTATACTTACGGAAAGATAAGTTATCTCTTCTTCGTCAGCGTTATCATCTCTATCGCCGCTTATTACTTTGTTTTCAAGACAAAGGCTGGGCTGGTTGTCAGGGCTATAGGGGAAAGCCCAGAAGCTGCAGATGCAGCAGGAACATCCGTGGCCAAGGTGAGGTTTGCCATCATAATAGTCGACATGCTGCTGGTATCTCTTGCAGGAGCTTACCTGAGTATAGACCTCAATCCAAGATTCGTGCAGGGAATGACAAACGGGACAGGTTTCATAGCCCTTGCAATGGCTGCCTTCGCGAACTGGAACCCTTTGCTGGCTCTGTTTGGAGGAATATTGTTCGGATTCACAGAGGCTCTTCCTTTATGGTTGAGTGTTGTGATAGGTGTGTCATATCCATATCAGTTCACCAACATGATACCGTTTATCGCGGTAATAGTGGTACTGGCAGGTGTCATCAGAAGGGTCAAAGCACCAGCAGCCGTTGGAAGGATATTCAAGAGAGCATGA
- a CDS encoding amidohydrolase, which yields MGKFLVRGTLITCDKNNRVIDDGAVLVEGKKIRKVGRYEELAHEEKVEEVLGGSRNIIIPGLINTHTHLSMTLFKGVLEGLSGMNWLNLAWSIESNLTDKDIYAGAMLGCLEMLKSGTTCFADHYFHMHNVARAVNETGIRGALAEAILEFGDEEKGRELVRQGEKFAEKWNGQADGRITCLMGPHSTYTCTPQTLKLAAEAAEDLGIGLHLHLAEHRDEASTVKKRYGMRPIELLESIGFLNRRVLAAHVTFARDDELQILRKNNVNVNVNVYCKMKGGQGIARIREMLDLGINVSLGTDGPASHNNLDMFEEMKLSIAATNLKYKNPAALSASEAVRMATINGAKALGIDNKLGSIEEGKEADLVILNGLSARATPFFNPFALAAQTLCGNDVQHVVIQGRVVVRNGKLTTVHEEEIVRNAETSFRELMSRSGVLAQTNTSGRHK from the coding sequence ATGGGTAAGTTTCTTGTCAGGGGGACTCTGATAACGTGTGATAAGAACAATAGAGTAATAGATGATGGGGCGGTCCTAGTCGAAGGTAAAAAGATTCGAAAGGTCGGAAGGTACGAAGAGCTGGCCCACGAAGAGAAAGTTGAAGAAGTGCTTGGAGGTAGCAGAAATATTATCATACCAGGCTTAATAAACACACATACTCATCTCTCGATGACATTATTCAAAGGAGTACTTGAAGGCCTTTCCGGGATGAACTGGTTAAACCTTGCGTGGTCGATAGAGTCCAACCTAACAGACAAAGACATCTATGCAGGAGCCATGCTCGGTTGTCTGGAGATGCTCAAATCTGGAACAACATGCTTTGCAGACCATTATTTTCACATGCACAATGTTGCAAGGGCTGTGAATGAAACAGGAATTAGGGGAGCTCTTGCAGAAGCGATCTTGGAGTTCGGGGATGAGGAAAAAGGAAGAGAACTGGTTAGACAAGGAGAGAAATTTGCAGAGAAGTGGAATGGTCAAGCTGATGGAAGGATAACATGTCTGATGGGTCCACATTCCACTTACACGTGTACGCCCCAAACTCTTAAGCTTGCAGCGGAGGCCGCGGAGGACCTGGGCATAGGACTGCATCTGCACCTTGCTGAACACAGGGACGAAGCCTCAACAGTCAAGAAAAGATACGGAATGCGCCCCATAGAACTTTTAGAAAGCATAGGATTCCTGAATAGACGAGTACTGGCAGCACATGTGACGTTCGCAAGAGATGATGAGCTGCAGATACTGAGAAAAAACAACGTCAACGTCAACGTGAATGTCTACTGTAAGATGAAGGGAGGGCAGGGAATTGCAAGAATAAGAGAAATGCTCGATCTTGGCATAAATGTGTCGCTTGGCACAGACGGTCCGGCAAGTCACAATAACCTTGACATGTTCGAAGAAATGAAGCTGTCTATCGCTGCAACGAACTTAAAATACAAGAATCCTGCCGCTCTTTCTGCTTCAGAAGCTGTCAGGATGGCTACCATAAACGGAGCAAAGGCACTTGGAATAGATAACAAATTGGGGTCGATCGAAGAGGGGAAGGAAGCTGACCTGGTCATTCTGAACGGTCTTTCTGCGAGGGCAACACCGTTCTTCAATCCTTTTGCATTAGCTGCTCAGACACTCTGTGGAAACGACGTTCAACATGTGGTTATTCAGGGGAGAGTGGTGGTCAGAAACGGAAAGCTGACAACTGTGCATGAAGAAGAAATAGTTAGGAATGCAGAAACAAGTTTCAGAGAACTGATGAGCAGAAGTGGCGTACTGGCACAAACAAATACATCTGGCAGGCATAAATAA
- a CDS encoding ABC transporter permease: protein MESEQLQSEVAAKKGPSFDVQKIAESIILVLIGFGISAIVIQAAGYSASNALATLVQSSIGTPSGLSSTLWEATSLTMTGLAATIAFRAGLFNIGVEGQAYIGGFMGFLIGYYLSLPPALEIPLVIIASALGGILWALIPAFLKAYRDVNEVVTTIMMNYIGSYLVSYLQTMYKSPYGNAAYTSQVNPSAQFTRLFGWGTLDTGIIVSLLGLAVVYFILWYTTIGYSIRVSGFNPYAARYAGVNPKRMTMFVMLLSGALAGIGGALFTNSSIIGHFDITTITGVGLNGITVSLVGQIHPLGTLLGALLVGAMVASTPFIEIATGMPPQLVQLITGIIVVAAAIPGIITMFRVALKRWRRQKPGEGKGE from the coding sequence GTGGAGTCAGAGCAACTGCAAAGTGAAGTAGCTGCAAAAAAAGGTCCATCGTTTGATGTTCAAAAGATAGCCGAATCCATAATACTGGTATTGATAGGTTTTGGTATATCGGCAATTGTTATTCAGGCCGCTGGTTATTCCGCCTCGAACGCCTTAGCAACACTTGTTCAGAGCTCTATCGGGACACCTTCCGGATTGAGTTCAACCCTTTGGGAAGCGACGTCTCTAACTATGACTGGTTTAGCTGCTACTATCGCCTTCAGAGCAGGATTATTCAACATAGGTGTAGAGGGACAGGCGTACATAGGAGGGTTCATGGGTTTTCTTATTGGGTATTATCTTTCTCTTCCTCCTGCACTGGAGATTCCGTTGGTCATAATAGCCTCCGCTTTGGGAGGAATTCTATGGGCCCTTATTCCAGCCTTTCTCAAGGCCTACAGAGATGTGAATGAAGTAGTAACAACCATAATGATGAATTACATTGGCTCTTATCTCGTCTCTTATCTCCAGACCATGTACAAATCACCATACGGAAACGCTGCTTATACTTCACAGGTAAATCCCTCAGCCCAGTTTACAAGGCTCTTCGGATGGGGGACGCTCGATACAGGCATAATAGTATCTTTGCTTGGCTTAGCTGTTGTTTACTTTATACTCTGGTATACCACTATAGGATATTCGATCAGAGTGTCCGGGTTCAACCCTTATGCTGCTAGGTATGCTGGAGTAAATCCGAAGAGGATGACTATGTTTGTGATGCTTCTCAGCGGAGCCCTCGCAGGAATAGGTGGTGCTCTTTTTACTAACTCTTCCATAATAGGACATTTCGATATTACAACAATAACAGGAGTGGGGCTGAACGGCATAACCGTATCGCTTGTTGGGCAGATTCATCCTTTAGGTACGTTGCTCGGAGCTCTTCTGGTTGGAGCTATGGTGGCTTCGACTCCATTCATCGAAATAGCCACGGGTATGCCTCCTCAGCTTGTGCAACTGATAACAGGCATTATAGTGGTCGCGGCAGCTATCCCAGGAATAATAACGATGTTCAGGGTAGCTTTGAAGAGATGGAGGAGACAAAAACCTGGAGAGGGTAAAGGCGAATAA
- a CDS encoding BMP family ABC transporter substrate-binding protein, translating to MRSVVRRAVSMTAVAVIVVIVVIAAAVGVYYYTMQPSTGGTKPPSSFNVVVDLAGVTGDLGFNDLGVLGAQEAHQQLGVNTTYVQLPDPSQATNILQSEAASGKYNLIITIGFEWLTALNSTAPQYPNQKFVILDAIPITPEPNILAVYYAANESSALAGVLAAAYTKTHKIGIVLGVDTPVLYGFAIGFVYGVRWYENMTHTGPNIVQAYFTGTFTDPSKGQAAANTFISNGADVIWAAAGGTGLGAIDAVQAYNQQHPNSPIWAVGVDTDQSFLVPGQMLTSVLKHVDTTIVSVIQAAKNGNFHGGIELGDLANGLVGISNLNSLNQTLAFGVAGGKFTTAQENSIYAAQSALLNSQTYQSVLNNYVNVLMSQITSGHVTIPYPQSRADYNHWAQVYNLQTN from the coding sequence TTGCGTTCGGTTGTCAGAAGGGCAGTATCGATGACTGCTGTGGCAGTCATAGTAGTGATAGTAGTCATTGCAGCAGCAGTAGGTGTCTATTACTATACGATGCAACCATCAACTGGAGGCACGAAACCACCTAGCAGCTTCAACGTTGTAGTCGACCTAGCAGGAGTCACCGGCGATCTAGGATTCAACGACTTGGGTGTTTTAGGCGCTCAGGAAGCACACCAGCAGTTAGGTGTGAACACTACATACGTCCAGCTACCTGATCCTTCACAAGCTACCAACATACTTCAGAGCGAAGCGGCGAGCGGGAAATACAACCTTATCATAACCATTGGTTTTGAGTGGTTAACTGCTCTCAATTCAACTGCACCCCAGTATCCCAACCAGAAATTCGTTATACTTGATGCAATTCCAATCACTCCTGAACCGAACATACTAGCTGTGTATTATGCAGCTAATGAAAGCAGTGCATTAGCAGGAGTTCTGGCAGCAGCATATACAAAGACCCACAAAATAGGAATTGTGTTGGGAGTTGACACTCCAGTACTATATGGATTCGCTATAGGGTTTGTCTATGGTGTCAGATGGTATGAAAACATGACACACACAGGCCCAAACATAGTACAGGCCTACTTCACAGGCACTTTCACCGACCCCTCAAAGGGACAGGCCGCTGCAAATACATTCATCAGCAACGGGGCTGATGTGATCTGGGCTGCAGCAGGTGGGACAGGACTTGGTGCAATAGACGCAGTTCAAGCATACAATCAGCAACATCCTAACAGTCCAATCTGGGCCGTGGGCGTAGATACAGACCAATCCTTCCTAGTACCTGGACAGATGCTGACCAGTGTGCTCAAGCACGTTGATACAACTATAGTATCTGTGATCCAAGCTGCAAAGAACGGTAATTTCCATGGCGGGATAGAGCTGGGAGACCTTGCTAATGGGCTTGTCGGTATATCGAACCTCAATTCTCTCAACCAGACTCTGGCATTTGGCGTTGCTGGAGGGAAGTTCACAACAGCACAGGAGAACTCAATCTATGCTGCTCAGTCAGCCCTGCTGAATAGTCAGACGTACCAGAGCGTCCTTAACAACTACGTCAACGTTCTGATGAGCCAGATAACCTCCGGCCACGTGACAATTCCGTATCCTCAGTCAAGAGCCGACTACAACCACTGGGCTCAGGTCTATAACCTGCAGACCAACTAA
- a CDS encoding 7-cyano-7-deazaguanine synthase → MAKPCVAVVSGGPDSIGYAAVWKIRGFDIYPISFNYGQKGKKEIDVVERLSKKIGFKQPVFINVSSLKELWKSTQLTDDNVQIRETYAPDVVVPLRNGVFLMIAAAYADTLSADVLIYGAHLNDASRRPDREEPLYPDCTPAFAESLEDAINKGRQGSKKIILQSPAREGLTKSELLKRSYELLGEILYETWSCYLSADVHCGRCESCNNRKRAFREAGIEDKTKYMY, encoded by the coding sequence ATGGCCAAGCCATGTGTAGCTGTCGTTTCGGGAGGACCAGATAGTATCGGGTATGCCGCGGTCTGGAAGATCAGGGGCTTTGATATTTATCCGATTTCATTCAACTATGGACAGAAGGGTAAAAAAGAGATTGACGTGGTGGAGAGGCTTAGCAAGAAAATAGGATTCAAGCAGCCTGTCTTCATAAATGTCTCATCATTGAAGGAGCTGTGGAAAAGTACTCAACTGACCGATGATAATGTGCAAATCAGAGAAACCTATGCACCGGATGTAGTTGTTCCGCTCAGGAATGGTGTTTTCCTGATGATAGCTGCAGCCTACGCTGATACGCTAAGTGCTGATGTCCTAATATATGGGGCACACTTAAATGATGCTTCTCGCAGACCGGACAGAGAGGAACCTCTTTACCCGGATTGTACTCCTGCATTCGCAGAATCTCTTGAAGATGCAATAAACAAAGGCAGGCAGGGTTCAAAGAAAATCATTTTGCAAAGCCCAGCTAGAGAAGGTCTTACAAAATCCGAATTGCTAAAAAGATCATACGAGTTACTGGGCGAAATTTTGTACGAAACCTGGTCCTGCTATCTTTCAGCTGATGTTCACTGCGGCAGGTGTGAATCCTGCAACAACAGGAAGAGGGCATTCAGAGAAGCTGGTATAGAAGATAAAACGAAATATATGTATTAA
- a CDS encoding ABC transporter ATP-binding protein — MPDLRMEGISKTYPNGVRALIDVNFEARDGEIHGLLGENGAGKTTLMNILYGAITKDAGNIYLNGDKVEIHSPSDALKLGIGMVHQHFMLIPAFTVAENVALMESSAKDITKKLDLERVKERIRVISRTSGLEVDPDALVENLAVGQQQRVDILKLLYRGANLLLLDEPTSVLNPLEIRQFFEVLRRFKQERKTIIFITHKLEEILEVCDRVTVLRRGRVVGTADTKGVSTKDLAVMMIGAGSESLLMYTAPSKPPDENSVVLKVENLVVTDSRGVKKVDGVSFEIHAGEIFGIAGVEGNGQAELVRAIAGIDIVSEGKIYLDGKELKNIRKTVIESGVGYIPDDRLKWGLCGNFSLAENIILGVDVESKYNTRFYLNYKPIKQMARELIRRFRIVAPNENVPVKSLSGGNQQKVITAREISKEPRIIIAHEPTHGLDISATRYIHDLLLELRNQGRAVLLVSSDIDEILKLSDRVAVMSRGKIVGISNRIELNLESLGLMMGGVRATAK, encoded by the coding sequence ATGCCCGACCTTCGAATGGAAGGTATCTCCAAGACTTACCCAAATGGTGTAAGAGCACTCATCGACGTCAACTTTGAAGCTAGAGACGGGGAGATTCATGGATTGCTAGGTGAGAATGGCGCAGGAAAGACGACTCTGATGAACATTCTATACGGTGCAATCACGAAGGATGCCGGAAACATATATCTGAACGGTGATAAGGTGGAGATACACAGCCCGAGCGATGCTCTGAAGCTCGGTATAGGGATGGTTCACCAACACTTCATGCTCATACCTGCATTTACAGTAGCTGAGAATGTAGCCCTTATGGAATCCAGTGCAAAGGATATTACTAAAAAACTCGACCTGGAAAGGGTAAAGGAGAGAATCAGAGTTATATCCCGAACTTCAGGACTTGAAGTTGACCCGGATGCTCTGGTTGAAAACCTAGCAGTAGGGCAGCAGCAAAGAGTAGACATACTCAAGCTGCTTTACAGGGGGGCCAATCTACTCCTTCTGGACGAACCTACATCTGTCTTAAACCCGCTAGAAATCAGGCAGTTCTTCGAAGTATTGAGACGCTTTAAGCAGGAGAGAAAGACGATAATATTCATAACTCACAAGCTGGAAGAGATCCTCGAAGTCTGTGACAGGGTTACTGTGCTAAGGAGAGGTAGAGTGGTCGGTACTGCTGATACCAAGGGAGTTTCTACCAAAGACCTCGCAGTGATGATGATAGGTGCAGGTTCCGAATCACTTCTCATGTATACTGCTCCTTCAAAACCACCTGACGAAAATTCGGTTGTCCTTAAAGTTGAGAATCTTGTTGTCACTGATTCGCGAGGAGTAAAGAAGGTTGATGGTGTCTCCTTTGAGATTCATGCAGGCGAGATATTTGGCATAGCGGGTGTCGAGGGAAACGGCCAAGCTGAATTGGTAAGAGCTATTGCTGGTATAGATATTGTATCCGAAGGAAAGATATACCTAGATGGTAAGGAATTGAAGAATATAAGAAAGACAGTTATCGAGAGTGGGGTAGGTTACATACCTGATGACAGATTGAAATGGGGTCTTTGTGGGAACTTTAGTCTGGCCGAAAACATAATACTTGGGGTTGATGTTGAATCAAAATACAATACAAGGTTCTACCTGAATTACAAGCCAATTAAGCAGATGGCAAGGGAACTGATACGGAGGTTCAGGATCGTTGCACCTAACGAAAACGTTCCAGTCAAGAGTCTTTCAGGAGGCAATCAGCAGAAGGTTATCACAGCCAGAGAGATATCGAAAGAACCCAGAATAATCATCGCCCATGAACCGACTCATGGGCTTGATATCTCTGCGACGCGGTATATTCATGACTTGTTGCTGGAATTGAGAAATCAAGGAAGAGCTGTTCTGCTTGTTTCAAGTGATATTGATGAAATACTGAAGCTGAGTGACAGGGTGGCTGTAATGAGCAGAGGAAAGATAGTAGGTATCAGCAACAGGATAGAGCTGAACCTTGAGAGTCTAGGGTTGATGATGGGTGGAGTCAGAGCAACTGCAAAGTGA
- the priX gene encoding DNA primase noncatalytic subunit PriX has protein sequence MERGGISPSNVYELARYPFMSDAERYLRSVGFTLEEAITDSVLKRSHERIELAIRRKEVNLDLSDSDVEIISFYIAMLVVRAVSSGWLTNVFARAEGERSRRAFMEESSYAICRIVNQLLGLNLRHVDRIPFVLNEIERLKIEFSASIFEYLKVNSELGQIDNPKLSLINNYLHNGIVYLTRDTVTDLVKDQFSFLIKKRISKIQVPVKLPESLASMVDEFRRRVPKPRNIPSQKKYGYVEEILRSDVQDGRHRILWLILPPYLVNVKHLPDEEAAEVIRSYIERIGWREPRADRLIRYNIKRARRIGLMPPTLDRLRQTHPDLYNIIMKSIGKEGV, from the coding sequence ATGGAAAGAGGTGGAATCTCTCCGTCCAATGTATACGAACTTGCAAGATATCCGTTTATGTCTGATGCTGAAAGATATCTGAGAAGTGTGGGATTCACCCTTGAGGAAGCGATCACGGATTCGGTTTTAAAAAGGTCGCATGAAAGAATAGAACTAGCAATCAGAAGAAAGGAAGTGAATCTTGACCTCTCCGACAGTGATGTGGAGATTATAAGCTTCTACATAGCCATGCTAGTTGTGAGGGCGGTATCAAGTGGTTGGTTGACAAATGTCTTTGCTAGAGCTGAAGGCGAGAGGTCAAGGCGTGCCTTTATGGAAGAAAGCAGCTACGCGATATGCAGGATAGTGAATCAACTCCTTGGGCTAAACCTTAGGCATGTAGATAGAATCCCTTTCGTTCTAAACGAGATTGAAAGACTTAAAATAGAATTCTCTGCTTCGATTTTTGAATATCTGAAGGTGAACTCAGAGCTTGGACAGATAGACAACCCAAAGCTGTCCCTGATAAACAATTATCTTCATAATGGAATCGTTTACTTGACTAGGGATACAGTAACTGACCTAGTAAAGGACCAGTTCTCCTTTCTGATAAAGAAGAGAATTTCTAAAATTCAGGTTCCGGTAAAATTACCAGAGTCTCTGGCTTCAATGGTAGACGAATTCAGGCGTCGAGTTCCGAAGCCCAGGAACATTCCGAGTCAGAAGAAATATGGATACGTTGAGGAGATACTGAGATCAGATGTCCAAGACGGCAGGCATAGGATTCTATGGCTCATACTCCCACCCTATTTGGTCAACGTGAAACATCTTCCGGACGAAGAAGCTGCAGAGGTTATACGTTCATACATAGAAAGGATAGGCTGGAGAGAACCAAGAGCCGATAGACTGATCAGATATAACATCAAGAGAGCCCGAAGGATAGGTCTTATGCCACCTACACTCGACCGGTTGAGGCAGACACACCCTGACCTCTACAACATAATTATGAAGAGTATTGGGAAAGAAGGAGTATGA